Below is a window of Spelaeicoccus albus DNA.
ATCGGAATTTGGCTGATCACCGTCGGCATCGGCATGGCCCTGCGAGTCGTCAGCGGGCAAGGTACCGCCGTCAGCTTCATTGTGGTGGCGCTTGTCGCCGTCGGCGTGCTGCTGCTCGGCTGGCGGGCGGCGGCCATCCCAATCCTCCGCCGTTCTCGCCGCAAAACGCCCCGCGGCGTATAGCCCGCCCCGTCATAACCGGGCGTTTTGTACGGCGCGGGGCGTTTTGCGGTACCGGTTACAGGTATTGGCCGGTGTTGTTCAGGGTATCGATCGATTTGCCCGTCACGGTGCCTTCCTTGCTCTGGATGATGGTGCGGATGTACACGATCCGCTCACCCTTCTTGCCGGAGATCTTCGCCCAATCGTCCGGGTTCGTCGTATTGGGCAGATCTTCGTGCTCGCGGAACTCGTCGACGCATGCGGCCAACAGGTGATCCACTCGCAGTCCTCGGGTTCCGCTGCCCAGGAAGTCCTTGATGGCAGCCTTCTTGGCCCGGTCGACGATATTTTGGATCATGGCACCGGACGCGAAGTCCTTGAAGTAGAGTATCTCCTTGTCGCCGTTGGCGTAGGTGACCTCGAGGAACTCGTTCGACTCGTCGTCCGCGTACATCCGTTCGACGGTGCGCTGAATCATATTGGCCACGGTCCGAGCGGCATCGCCTCCGTGTTCGGCGAGATCGTCCGGATGCAGCGGAAGGTCGGGCGTCAAGTATTTGCCGAAGATGTCGATCGCCGCATCGGCGTCCGGCCGCTCGATCTTGATCTTCACGTCCAGCCGGCCGGGGCGCAGAATTGCCGGATCGATCATGTCCTCACGGTTCGACGCGCCGATCACTATTACGTTGTCGAGGCGTTCCACTCCATCGATCTCGCTGAGCAGTTGCGGCACGATAGTGGTTTCGACGTCCGACGACACACCCGTGCCGCGGGTACGGAACAGCGAATCCATCTCGTCGAAGAACACCACCACCGGCGACCCTTCCGATGCCTTTTCGCGCGCTCGGGCAAAGATCAGCCGGATATGCCGTTCCGTTTCGCCCACGTACTTGTCGAGAAGTTCCGGGCCCTTGATGTTCAAGAAATAGCTCTTTGCCTCGGTGCGGCGCTCGGACTCCGTTCCGCGCAGTTCGCCGACGCGTTTGGAAAGCGCGTTGGCAACTGCCTTGGCGATCAGTGTTTTGCCGCAGCCGGGCGGGCCGTACAGCAGGATCCCCTTCGGGGCGCGCAAATTGTGCTCGCGGTAAAGATCCGAGTGCAGGAAAGGCAGCTCGACGGCGTCCTGAATCTGCTCGATCTGCGCGTTGAGGCCGCCCACGTCGCGGTACCCGATGTCGGGAACCTCCTCGAGCACGAGGTTTTGCACCTCGGCGCGGGGAATTTTCTCGTATCCGAGGCCCGATCGCGTGTCCACCGTCAACGCGTCGCCCACACGCACCGAGCCGTTCCTCAGTTCGCCCGACAGCGTGACGACGCGCTCATCGTCCGCATGCCCGATCACGAGCGCGCGATCGTCGCCCAAGAACTCCTTGACCGAATAGAGCTCGCCGGTCCGCTCAAAATCGCAGACAGCCACTATGACGAGCGACTCGTTCAACGTCACTTCGCGCCCGACCACAAGATCGTCCGGGTTGATGTCGGCCGACACCGACACGCGCATTTTGCGGCCGGCCTGCAACACGTCGACGAGCACGCTGTCGCCGCCGGTCGTCACGGCAAGCACCGTGCCGAAGCTGTTCGGCGGCTGCGCGAGCTGCTCGGCTTCGGCCTTCAACCGCACGAGTTCTTCGCGGGCGTTCGACAGCGTTTCGACAAGTCGGGTGTTCCGAAGCGATACATCGTGCAAATCGCGACGCAGGCCCATCACCTCGGCGCGAAGCTCTCGATCCGCCGCAGGGTCACGTTCCGGATGTGTGTTCTCGGTCATCACGCCTCCCAGTGCAACGACGGTCCAGTGGAGCTGACCACTACTTACGACTCTAGGTCACATCAGCCGTCGGTATCTCGTAGCACGCGGCGGATCTTCTTATCTGAGACGGGGCGCACGCCCAACGAGTCGTCCGTGAAGTCCTTGCCCTCGGTCCAGGCGGCTTTGTCCTCGTCCGTGGCCTCGGTGCCTTGCGGACGGCGGCGGCGTTTGGGCGGCACCGCGCCGTCGGCCAGCCGACGGGCCGAGATCAAGAAACCGGTATGTCCGATCATCCGATGCTCCGGCCGCACTGCCAAACCGTCCAGGTGCCAGCCGCGAACCATTGATTCCCAGGCGTCCGGCTCCGTAAAGCGTCCATCGGCCCGCAGCGCTTCGGCCGTGCGGGACAGTTGGGTGGCGGTTGCCACGTATCCGATGAGCACTCCGCCCGGCGCCAAGGCATGGGCGACGGCGTCCAGGCATTCCCACGGCGCGAGCATGTCGAGCACGACGCGGTCGATACTGCCGGCCGGTTCGGCGTCGGGAAGCGTCTCGGCCAGGTCGCCGACCGACACGGTCCAAGCCGGATGATCGCAGCCGAAGAACTCGCGTGCATTGCCCTGGGCGATCTGCGCGAACTCTCGTCTGCGTTCGAACGAGTGCAGGTACCCGTCGTCCCCGACTGCCCGGAGCAACGACATGGACAACGCTCCCGAGCCGACACCGGCCTCGACGACGCGGGCCCCCGGGAAAATATCGGCCATCTGGACGACTTGGCCGGCGTCCTTGGGGTAGACCACGGCGGCTCCGCGGGGCATGGACAGCACGTAGTCGGACAGCAGCGGGCGCAGAGCCAGGTACTCGGTGGTGCCGGTGCCGCTGATGACGGACCCCTCGGGTGCCCCGATCAAATCGTCGTGCTCGAAATGGCCGCGATGCGTGTGGAAGGTCTTGCCGGCGACGAGGGTGATGGTGTTCATCCTGCCCTTGGCGTCGGTCAACTGTACGCGGTCGCCGGCGCGGAACGGGCCGCGCCAGCGCTGCGAACCGGTCGGGGCGGCCTGGTCCGACGATTCCGGCCGGCCGGACGGATCGGGCTGCGTCACTGACGCACCTCGCGTTTGTCCTGCCCCCACATCGTGTGGAACGTGCCCTCGGCGTCCTCACGCTGATAGGTGTGGGCGCCGAAGAGGTCGCGCAGACCCTGCGTGAGCGCCGCCGGCAGCCGGTCGCGGCGGAGCGCGTCGTAGTACGCGAGCGAAGCCGAGAACGCAGGCACCGGCACGCCGGACTGAACGGCGGCGGCCACGACACGCCGCCAGGCCGGCGCAGCCTTGGCTATGGCATCGGCGAACTCGGGGGCGAACAAGAGGTTTGCCGGGCGCTGATCACGGTAGGCTCGCCGAATGACGTCGAGCAGATCGGCGCGAATGATGCACCCGCCGCGCCACAACGAGGCGATTTCCGACAGATTGAGATCCCAACCGTATTCGTCGGCGCCGCGCACGATGATGTCGAACCCTTGCGCATAGCTGACGAGTTTCGACGCATAGAGCGCTTGCCGGACGTCGTCGACGAACGACTCGTCCGCTTCGCCGGCCGGTTCGGGCCCGGACAGCACGTTCCTCGCCTCTTCACGCTGGTCGCGCTGCGACGACAGGGCGCGGGCGAACACGGACTCGGCGATGCCGCTGGCCGGTGAGCCGAGGTCAAGCGCCGAGGCGACGGTCCAGCGGCCGGTGCCCTTTTGCCCGGCGCTGTCCACGACGACGTCGATGAACGGTTTGCCCGTCGCGGCATCGCGGTGCGCAAGCACTTCGGCCGTGATTTCGATCAGGAACGACGCCAGGTCGCCGGTGTTCCAGTCGGCGAAGATCCCGGACTGTTCTTCCGGCTCGATACCGGCTACGGACCGCAACAAGTCGTGCGCTTCGCCGATCAGCTGCATATCGGCGTATTCGATGCCGTTGTGCACCATCTTCACGAAATGTCCCGCGCCGTCGGTGCCGATCCAGGCACAGCAAGGGTCGTCGCCGACGTGGGCCGAGATCTTTTCAAGCATGGGGCCCAGCGACCGGTACGACTCGGCCGATCCGCCCGGCATGATGGACGGACCGTTCAAGGCGCCTTCTTCACCGCCGGAGACGCCGATGCCGACGAAATGCAGACCCAGTTCGGACAGCGACGCCTCACGGCGTCGGGTGTCGGTATATTGCGAATTGCCGCCGTCGATGACGATGTCGCCGGCTTCCAGCAGCGGAGTGATCTCGTCGATCACCGCATCGACGGGGTCGCCGGCCTTCACCATGATGAGCACGCGGCGCGGACGCTCCAATGCCGCGACGAACTCCTCGAGCGTTTCGGTCGGCACGAAGTCGCCTTCCGAGCCGTGGTCGGCGACCAGCTGGTCCGTGCGTGCCTTGGTGCGGTTATGCAGGGCGACGGTGTAGCCGTTGCGGGCAAAATTCCGGGCCAGATTGGCCCCCATCACGGCGAGTCCGGTGACGCCTATCTGAGCGGTTGTCATGGTGGCTCCTGTTCGGGTGGGTTGGGAACAGCGTACGGGGTGGAGGTCAGCGATCGACGAGTGCGGCGTAAAGATGCTGCACATCGAGGTAGCCGGTGATCACCGCGTCGTGAACGAAGAAGACATGCGCAGTGCCCGGTTGCTGGGACAGTGCCGAGATGATGTCGGGCGTGGAAATTCCGGCGTGCATGACGAGCCAGTGGTCGATGACGTGGCTGCAGCCGGCAATCGGAGTGTCGGCTCGCACGGGCTCGGCGACGGATCGGACGGCCGCCGCGTTCACGAGCGCCCACGGCTTCGACGTTTCGTCGAACACCACTGCCGTGGCGCTTCCGGCGGCCACTCGCGGCTCGAGCGACAACACATCGGCTACTGTCGCTTCGCTCCGAACTGCCACGGCCGGGGCGACCACCCGCTGCAAGTTGAATTTCTCAACCCGCTCGCGCATTTTCGCGCCCTTCAGTTCGGCGTGCGCCGAGGTGAACAGGAAGTAGCCGATCAAACCGGCCCAGAGCACAGTGAAGACCGACGGGCGCGCGCCGCGGACCATCGACGAGCCGAGGATCACGACCACGGCCAGGATCGCGATGACCTGGCCCGCCCAGGCCGCGACGATCGTTGCCTGGTTCCGGCGTTTGGTGGCACCCCAGACGGCCGCCTCGAGTGCTCGACCGCCGTCCAACGGCAAGCCCGGAAGCAGATTGACGACGCCGAGAGCCAGGTTGGCGAAGGTAATGGCGAACAAGAGGAGCCACGTGACCGAGCCGAGAGCAGTGCCGTGCAGGATGAGCCATCCGGCCAGAGCCAGAAACAGATTCGTGAGCGGCCCGACCACGGAGACGACGAGCGAGCGCACGGCAGGCGAGCCGTCGGTCCGTCCCGAATCCGAGGTGAAGTGCGTGTACCCGCCCCACACGTTCAGCTCGATGCCGATGATGTCGTGGCCGTATACCTTGGCGGCGATTGCGTGGGCAAGCTCGTGCAGAAAAACCGATACAAAGAGCAGCACGGCGTACGAGAATGCCACGACTATCGACAGCGGCATCGGCACGCCGTAGCCGGACACCCACGGCGTGAAGATCACGATGATGATGATTGCCGCAATGAACCATGACCAGGACAGCACTACCGGGGCGCCGAGGATCGTACCGAGTCGAAGCCCGCGGTATTGCTGGGCATCCTCGACCGCAGGCGTTTCTGAACTCGGCATGATTCCAGCATATCGGCGGGCGACGACCACCGGACGGTCGGTGGCGCCAGCTACAGTCGGAACATGGTCGAACTTCGTTCGCTGTCGCCGTCCCGCGCCAACGATTTCATGCAATGCCCGCTGCTGTACCGGTTTCGCGTGGTCGACAAACTCCCGGAACCGCCGAGCCTTGCCGCGTTGAAGGGCAGCCTCGTGCACGCCGTGCTCGAGGACTTGTTCGAGCTGCCGGCCGCCGAGCGCACGCCGTCAGCCGCGCATTCAATGCTGCCGGTAGCCTGGTCGAACTTGCTGGCCAAGGACCCGACGGTTGAGGAACTGTTTTCCGGGCCGG
It encodes the following:
- the arc gene encoding proteasome ATPase: MTENTHPERDPAADRELRAEVMGLRRDLHDVSLRNTRLVETLSNAREELVRLKAEAEQLAQPPNSFGTVLAVTTGGDSVLVDVLQAGRKMRVSVSADINPDDLVVGREVTLNESLVIVAVCDFERTGELYSVKEFLGDDRALVIGHADDERVVTLSGELRNGSVRVGDALTVDTRSGLGYEKIPRAEVQNLVLEEVPDIGYRDVGGLNAQIEQIQDAVELPFLHSDLYREHNLRAPKGILLYGPPGCGKTLIAKAVANALSKRVGELRGTESERRTEAKSYFLNIKGPELLDKYVGETERHIRLIFARAREKASEGSPVVVFFDEMDSLFRTRGTGVSSDVETTIVPQLLSEIDGVERLDNVIVIGASNREDMIDPAILRPGRLDVKIKIERPDADAAIDIFGKYLTPDLPLHPDDLAEHGGDAARTVANMIQRTVERMYADDESNEFLEVTYANGDKEILYFKDFASGAMIQNIVDRAKKAAIKDFLGSGTRGLRVDHLLAACVDEFREHEDLPNTTNPDDWAKISGKKGERIVYIRTIIQSKEGTVTGKSIDTLNNTGQYL
- a CDS encoding tRNA (adenine-N1)-methyltransferase — encoded protein: MTQPDPSGRPESSDQAAPTGSQRWRGPFRAGDRVQLTDAKGRMNTITLVAGKTFHTHRGHFEHDDLIGAPEGSVISGTGTTEYLALRPLLSDYVLSMPRGAAVVYPKDAGQVVQMADIFPGARVVEAGVGSGALSMSLLRAVGDDGYLHSFERRREFAQIAQGNAREFFGCDHPAWTVSVGDLAETLPDAEPAGSIDRVVLDMLAPWECLDAVAHALAPGGVLIGYVATATQLSRTAEALRADGRFTEPDAWESMVRGWHLDGLAVRPEHRMIGHTGFLISARRLADGAVPPKRRRRPQGTEATDEDKAAWTEGKDFTDDSLGVRPVSDKKIRRVLRDTDG
- the gndA gene encoding NADP-dependent phosphogluconate dehydrogenase — encoded protein: MTTAQIGVTGLAVMGANLARNFARNGYTVALHNRTKARTDQLVADHGSEGDFVPTETLEEFVAALERPRRVLIMVKAGDPVDAVIDEITPLLEAGDIVIDGGNSQYTDTRRREASLSELGLHFVGIGVSGGEEGALNGPSIMPGGSAESYRSLGPMLEKISAHVGDDPCCAWIGTDGAGHFVKMVHNGIEYADMQLIGEAHDLLRSVAGIEPEEQSGIFADWNTGDLASFLIEITAEVLAHRDAATGKPFIDVVVDSAGQKGTGRWTVASALDLGSPASGIAESVFARALSSQRDQREEARNVLSGPEPAGEADESFVDDVRQALYASKLVSYAQGFDIIVRGADEYGWDLNLSEIASLWRGGCIIRADLLDVIRRAYRDQRPANLLFAPEFADAIAKAAPAWRRVVAAAVQSGVPVPAFSASLAYYDALRRDRLPAALTQGLRDLFGAHTYQREDAEGTFHTMWGQDKREVRQ
- a CDS encoding site-2 protease family protein; translation: MPSSETPAVEDAQQYRGLRLGTILGAPVVLSWSWFIAAIIIIVIFTPWVSGYGVPMPLSIVVAFSYAVLLFVSVFLHELAHAIAAKVYGHDIIGIELNVWGGYTHFTSDSGRTDGSPAVRSLVVSVVGPLTNLFLALAGWLILHGTALGSVTWLLLFAITFANLALGVVNLLPGLPLDGGRALEAAVWGATKRRNQATIVAAWAGQVIAILAVVVILGSSMVRGARPSVFTVLWAGLIGYFLFTSAHAELKGAKMRERVEKFNLQRVVAPAVAVRSEATVADVLSLEPRVAAGSATAVVFDETSKPWALVNAAAVRSVAEPVRADTPIAGCSHVIDHWLVMHAGISTPDIISALSQQPGTAHVFFVHDAVITGYLDVQHLYAALVDR